A single genomic interval of Trachemys scripta elegans isolate TJP31775 chromosome 3, CAS_Tse_1.0, whole genome shotgun sequence harbors:
- the TDRD6 gene encoding tudor domain-containing protein 6 isoform X1, which produces MCSVQGIPSPGTTISLRVSFVDVHPEVPLVRLWGLLGERREEYARLHQDIQAKAGPRLVGAPGAVWPAAGAGLCSGDLCLVELGDHWHRCRVVSRQGQRCRVFLLDEGRTVAADAYYLARGRDEFFHLPSEVLGCVLADLVPPGDGAAVAGSGEQPAASWTAGALEFLNYLHAKEVSGLVREVLMPQCLVLLELPSLLAQMHHLGLAKQVTPSCFRALLKRCLAAPCLHGQPKPEPPGPTSAQQYPLATTPQPGPAALDFFYPRLQLGVTEPVLVTQISDPHHVYCQLQSLSQEIQRLSDSLHQRYEAAARREQDPLPKPGAPCAARCIDGRWYRALLLEIFPGEQGRLVAQVICVDYGRKEFVIGANLRRLPLECFRMPVVTYPCALQGISDRGCGWSCSQLSGLKALLLGKAVSARIETYSPFEHLYYVNLYGENGLNLNCLYGVQSGCLAHSLLRGGQGAQERPEEEDAASPKELGPPPDTLLATTAQRDPATAHLPGVRVKVGVFYHAKVSFVRDPSEFWLRLKEHLLPFSQLTRSMSDFYSRAQKLDGIVLEPQPRSLCCAKWKENAYYRAVITSVLGNGVEVHLVDRGNREILDWYEVKELLPQFRELPAVALKCCLADVSPLGETWSKESVAHFKRAVQSKELLIQVLGTQGDKHVIEILDQSQTGEKNISKILSQGGYAKFQGSEIPDTLQKLSVQSLRQDPKEYAGEGELVSSTARKSGVQTKTIRDNIALNPSVPLTVKDQPTAENCHLSSDSAPDEKKIKGNLNLPSSLIQYYLEIKPGSPYEGQLEVGSTVQVIISYVESPGYFWCQLRRNNQELKSLMAEIQDYCKTSAQPYCWASPVCLAKYSEDEKWYRALIISGECSTEQVEVIYVDYGNKELVSVKNLCSINANFLKLKAQAFRCSLYNLIQPNGQDPFVWDEKAIQAFQEFVDDTADHLELKCTIFALAAINNKELFNVVDLITPFQSVCHFLTEKGLARPVPSQKPLASTIQLHSYYYSTHDIKIGSEEEIYVTHVDNPWKFYCQLARSANVLELLTNNIGRLSKVLHSLKMSQNPGNLYLARYTDNHWYRGAVLKTKPNKEVIFVDFGNTQVVKKEDLIPIPSDAYEILLLPMQAIKCSLSDISNVPKEATTWFETAVLHKPLKMIVVAKESDGRLIVELYDGNIQINAKIKEGLSLPRNRESNKYVENETLHSKNINAKERNENMKSSSTYMRKSETKTWRSEIQGEDCNTKTSFVCKDVKHFQPAAKRELSTKFLGSVERFNSNKVFPSASTSLVGKKVDEDKSLRFIKKEIKSDIKLDTVKTRNQEENSTLFPIKSICDLPPRNLVPGLKTLVYISHVNNPSDFYIQLASDEPQLNNISEGLNNKTGTESLSQQQMQVGDLIGAVFSEDGLWYRAVVKEKLSDEQISVQYIDYGNTSVVNVCETNRLLEKYSSIPMMSIHSSLAGVQSKQFTNWTQEAVSYFSERTSEVKINCEFVEKLKDRWEIVLYDEQGMIAVDLINETFGMREESQSTEALDRRESGADVANQCEPLPFEEKNKASSITDTKSFFWKIPEVAQTVETYVTVVKGPEYFWCQMADADNINYLEKKLQETGELEISSVDDFRSSIRSGDICIAKYSEDGKLYRAKVSSVKGNNLTVRHVDYGSEELVGREMIRQIPDQLLTIPMQAFPCCLSGFNSPEGSWSNEAKDKFYDMTAEYLLEVTVMEIQKDNSSEIPLSVVKLECNGKNINEEMKRFWQYNTDTTLANIQNAFSEKNEGPGTDNTDAVCLERAAASTGDAEQENSALQDALRCAEPFHLTDSGCLNTAGIEEVILKTANEHQTNFEILNKVENPLLKKESDSETKVYVEPKTSEPQLLANSETKDLDLEPSEAQFLEDDELKAETLELSLEVQSLLGEERKEQLALPSAEVHPSLDENVKLLEMEQLQMHSSLDELKKLLLELESLEVYPSLGDKTKEILELESLEMQTSLTDETKEKLSELESLQVQLLDDETGELMNLKSLEVSPSFSNRENWLEMESSLEIQPVCGDERGKLFELIPCEEQISLGEETKERVDWDLDLLEVHQMKAVPTELEVESALVKTLLSNGARKELEPEMHKVQSLLGAEREEVLELMPLEVQASLGDETRKDPLELEPSNLELSVDSADQLSFPKTDLKKQVSTCPVELCGVGQADSRGEKCKKWLTLQEKSCAEQMESDLHKVFREYKTILVSGESLRHNPSDEEEIEIREKQDVTLAGHGAEQSEHACNLEGFAVGSKCMVWTCLKWCEARILEISDEGTKVLNLSTGNEEIVNPEHVWNGIPEVTKSPYEAAFHVTDKECKLSVEGSELKEKRASCGSDVMVDPYMLSSSPENTTE; this is translated from the exons ATGTGCTCCGTGCAGGGGATCCCCAGTCCCGGCACCACCATCAGCCTGAGGGTCTCCTTCGTGGACGTTCACCCGGAGGTGCCGCTAGTGCGGCTGTGGGGCCTGCTGGGCGAGCGCCGGGAGGAGTATGCCCGGCTGCACCAGGACATCCAGGCTAAGGCCGGGCCGCGCCTGGTCGGCGCCCCGGGAGCCGTCTGGCCGGCGGCGGGGGCCGGGCTGTGCTCGGGGGACCTGTGCCTGGTGGAACTAGGGGACCATTGGCACCGCTGCCGGGTCGTGAGCCGCCAGGGCCAGCGCTGCCGAGTCTTCCTGCTGGACGAGGGTCGCACGGTGGCGGCCGACGCCTACTACTTGGCCCGGGGCAGGGACGAATTCTTCCACCTGCCCTCCGAGGTGCTGGGCTGCGTGCTGGCCGACCTGGTGCCGCCGGGAGACGGGGCGGCCGTGGCGGGCAGCGGGGAGCAGCCGGCCGCCAGCTGGACGGCGGGCGCCCTGGAGTTCCTGAACTACCTGCACGCCAAGGAGGTGTCGGGGCTGGTGCGAGAGGTGCTGATGCCGCAGTGCCTGGTCCTGCTCGAGCTGCCTTCGCTGCTGGCCCAGATGCACCACCTGGGCCTGGCCAAGCAGGTCACTCCCAGCTGCTTCCGAGCCCTGCTCAAGCGCTGCCTGGCCGCGCCCTGCCTGCACGGCCAGCCCAAGCCGGAGCCCCCCGGCCCTACGTCGGCTCAGCAGTACCCTCTTGCTACCACTCCCCAGCCGGGCCCGGCCGCCCTGGATTTCTTCTACCCtcggctgcagctgggggtgacTGAGCCGGTGCTAGTGACCCAGATCTCCGACCCGCACCACGTCTATTGCCAGCTGCAGAGCCTCTCCCAGGAGATCCAGCGCCTCTCGGACTCCTTGCACCAGAGGTACGAGGCGGCGGCCAGGCGGGAGCAGGATCCGCTACCCAAGCCGGGCGCCCCTTGCGCCGCACGCTGCATAGACGGGCGCTGGTACCGCGCGCTGTTGCTGGAGATCTtccccggggagcagggtcggctGGTGGCCCAGGTGATCTGCGTGGACTACGGCAGGAAGGAATTCGTCATCGGGGCTAACCTCCGCCGCCTGCCCCTGGAGTGTTTCCGCATGCCGGTGGTGACCTACCCGTGCGCCCTGCAGGGCATCTCGGACAGGGGCTGCGGCTGgtcctgctcccagctcagcGGGCTCAAGGCGCTGCTGCTGGGCAAGGCGGTGAGCGCCCGCATCGAAACCTACAGTCCCTTCGAGCACCTCTACTACGTGAACCTGTATGGGGAGAACGGCCTCAACCTGAACTGCCTCTACGGGGTGCAGAGCGGCTGTCTGGCCCACAGCCTGCTGCGGGGCGGCCAGGGAGCGCAGGAGCGGCCGGAAGAGGAGGACGCCGCCTCTCCTAAGGAGCTGGGGCCGCCGCCGGACACACTCCTCGCAACTACGGCTCAGAGGGACCCGGCCACTGCCCACCTGCCGGGCGTGCGGGTGAAGGTGGGAGTGTTCTACCATGCCAAGGTGTCCTTCGTCCGAGACCCGTCCGAGTTCTGGCTGCGGCTGAAGGAGCACCTCCTGCCCTTCAGCCAGCTGACGCGGAGCATGAGCGACTTCTACTCCCGAGCCCAGAAGCTGGACGGCATCGTCCTGGAGCCCCAGCCGAGATCCCTGTGCTGCGCCAAGTGGAAGGAGAACGCCTACTATCGGGCCGTTATCACCAGTGTGCTGGGGAATGGGGTGGAAGTGCACCTGGTGGATAGAGGCAACAGGGAGATCTTGGATTGGTATGAGGTAAAGGAGCTGCTGCCGCAGTTCAGGGAGCTGCCTGCTGTAGCTCTGAAGTGCTGTTTGGCAGATGTCTCTCCCCTGGGAGAGACATGGAGTAAAGAGTCTGTGGCTCACTTTAAAAGGGCAGTGCAGAGCAAAGAGCTGTTGATCCAGGTGTTGGGTACGCAGGGTGACAAGCATGTGATTGAAATTCTTGACCAGTCTCAAACAGGGGAGAAAAATATAAGCAAAATTTTGTCCCAAGGAGGCTATGCAAAATTCCAAGGGTCTGAGATTCCAGACACTCTTCAGAAGTTATCTGTTCAGTCTCTGAGGCAGGATCCCAAAGAATATGCTGGCGAGGGGGAGCTAGTAAGTTCAACAGCCAGGAAGAGTGGCGTGCAAACCAAAACAATAAGAGACAATATAGCGCTGAACCCCTCTGTGCCTTTGACAGTCAAAGACCAGCCTACTGCAGAAAATTGCCATTTATCAAGTGACTCGGCTcctgatgaaaaaaaaattaagggaaaccTAAATCTGCCCTCCTCTCTTATACAGTACTACTTGGAAATAAAACCAGGATCTCCTTATGAAGGTCAGCTGGAAGTTGGTAGTACAGTTCAGGTGATAATATCTTATGTTGAAAGTCCTGGCTACTTTTGGTGTCAGTTGAGGAGAAACAACCAAGAACTTAAGTCATTAATGGCTGAAATTCAGGATTATTGCAAGACTTCAGCACAGCCATATTGTTGGGCAAGTCCAGTGTGTTTAGCTAAGTATTCAGAGGATGAGAAATGGTACAGAGCTTTGATTATTAGTGGAGAGTGTTCTACAGAACAGGTAGAAGTAATATATGTTGACTATGGGAACAAGGAGCTGGTTTCTGTAAAGAATCTCTGCTCAATTAATGCAAACTTTCTGAAATTAAAGGCTCAGGCTTTCAGATGCAGCCTTTACAATTTAATCCAACCAAATGGTCAGGATCCTTTTGTTTGGGATGAAAAAGCAATCCAAGCTTTTCAGGAGTTTGTTGATGACACAGCAGATCATTTGGAACTGAAGTGTACAATATTTGCTCTAGCTGCCATAAACAATAAAGAGCTGTTTAATGTTGTGGACTTAATTACACCTTTTCAGAGTGTGTGCCATTTTTTAACCGAGAAAGGGTTGGCCAGACCTGTACCGTCTCAAAAACCTCTGGCATCCACCATTCAGCTACACTCTTACTATTATTCTACACATGACATCAAAATTGGAAGTGAAGAAGAGATTTATGTAACACATGTTGACAATCCATGGAAATTTTACTGCCAACTTGCCAGAAGTGCAAATGTCCTAGAACTGCTCACCAATAACATTGGTCGACTAAGCAAAGTACTGCACAGTTTAAAAATGTCACAAAACCCCGGAAACCTATATCTTGCAAGGTATACTGACAATCACTGGTACAGAGGAGCAGTTTTGAAAACCAAGCCTAATAAAGAAGTCATCTTTGTAGACTTTGGGAATACACAGGTGGTAAAGAAAGAAGACTTGATTCCTATACCTAGTGATGCATATGAAATCTTACTTTTGCCAATGCAAGCTATAAAATGTTCACTATCTGATATCTCTAACGTACCGAAAGAAGCTACCACATGGTTTGAAACTGCTGTCTTGCATAAGCCTTTAAAGATGATAGTGGTAGCAAAAGAATCTGATGGAAGGCTGATAGTTGAACTGTATGATGGCAATATTCAAATTAATGCAAAAATTAAAGAGGGTTTAAGCTTACCAAGAAATAGAGAGTCTAACAAATATGTAGAAAATGAAACTCTACATTCTAAAAACATAAATGCTAAAGAGAGGAATGAAAACATGAAGTCATCATCAACATACATGAGAAAGTCTGAGACTAAAACTTGGAGATCTGAAATCCAAGGAGAAGACTGCAATACCAAGACCAGCTTTGTATGTAAGGATGTAAAACACTTCCAACCTGCTGCAAAAAGAGAGTTGTCAACCAAGTTTCTAGGATCTGTGGAAAGATTTAACAGTAacaaagtttttccctcagcaagtACTTCGTTAGTAGGTAAAAAAGTAGATGAAGATAAATCTTTACGCTTTATAAAGAAAGAGATAAAGTCTGATATTAAACTTGATACTGTTAAAACTAGAAATCAAGAAGAAAATAGTACACTTTTCCCAATTAAAAGCATATGTGACTTGCCTCCAAGGAACTTAGTGCCTGGTCTGAAGACTTTAGTATACATTTCTCATGTAAATAACCCTTCAGATTTTTATATTCAATTAGCAAGTGATGAACCTCAACTTAACAATATTTCAGAAGGATTAAACAATAAAACAGGAACAGAGAGTCTCAGTCAACAACAGATGCAAGTAGGAGACTTAATTGGTGCCGTTTTTTCAGAAGATGGCTTGTGGTATCGAGCTGTAGTAAAAGAAAAACTATCTGATGAACAGATAAGTGTACAATATATAGATTATGGCAACACTTCTgtagttaatgtttgtgaaacaaaTAGACTGCTTGAAAAATATTCATCAATTCCAATGATGAGTATTCATTCTTCACTGGCTGGAGTTCAGTCCAAACAGTTTACAAATTGGACACAGGAAGCCGTGAGTTATTTTTCAGAAAGAACAAGTGAAGTTAAAATAAACTGTGAATTTGTAGAGAAACTCAAAGACAGATGGGAAATTGTTCTCTATGACGAGCAAGGTATGATAGCAGTGGATCTGATTAATGAAACCTTTGGAATGAGAGAAGAATCTCAGTCAACAGAAGCACTTGACAGAAGAGAGAGTGGTGCTGATGTGGCAAATCAGTGTGAACCTCTGCCttttgaagagaaaaataaagcttCTAGTATAACTGACACTAAATCATTCTTCTGGAAGATTCCAGAGGTAGCTCAGACTGTAGAAACCTATGTCACTGTTGTAAAGGGCCCAGAATACTTTTGGTGTCAGATGGCTGACGCAGATAATATAAACTACTTAGAAAAAAAACTACAGGAAACTGGAGAACTTGAAATAAGCAGTGTGGATGACTTCAGATCTAGTATTAGAAGTGGTGATATTTGCATAGCAAAGTATAGTGAAGATGGAAAACTTTACAGAGCAAAAGTTAGCAGCGTAAAAGGTAACAACCTAACTGTCAGACATGTGGATTATGGATCTGAGGAACTTGTTGGCAGAGAGATGATTAGACAAATTCCTGATCAATTGCTTACAATACCTATGCAAGCATTTCCATGCTGTCTATCTGGATTTAATTCCCCAGAGGGTTCATGGAGTAATGAAGCAAAAGACAAGTTCTATGACATGACTGCAGAATATTTACTAGAGGTCACAGTAATGGAAATACAAAAGGATAACTCTTCTGAAATTCCCTTATCTGTTGTTAAACTGGAATGTAATGGAAAAAACATTAATGAGGAGATGAAACGGTTTTGGCAGTATAACACTGACACGACTTTGGCAAACATTCAGAACGCTTTCAGTGAAAAGAATGAGGGTCCAGGGACAGATAATACAGATGCTGTTTGCCTTGAAAGAGCTGCGGCTTCTACTGGAGATGCCGAGCAAGAAAATAGTGCTCTGCAGGATGCTTTACGCTGTGCAGAACCATTCCACCTGACAGACAGTGGATGTCTAAATACTGCAGGAATTGAAGAAGTGATTCTCAAAACTGCTAATGAGCATCAGACCAATTTTGAAATACTTAATAAAGTGGAGAATCCTTTATTGAAAAAAGAGAGTGATAGCGAAACAAAGGTATATGTAGAACCGAAAACATCTGAACCACAGCTTCTTGCCAATAGTGAAACAAAGGACTTAGATCTTGAGCCATCTGAAGCACAGTTCTTGGAGGATGACGAACTCAAAGCAGAGACGTTAGAATTATCACTTGAAGTACAGTCTCTCCTGGGTGAAGAAAGAAAGGAGCAGTTGGCACTTCCATCAGCTGAGGTGCATCCTTCCCTGGATGAGAATGTGAAGCTGTTGGAAATGGAGCAGTTACAAATGCACTCTTCACTTGATGAACTTAAAAAGCTCTTACTGGAGCTAGAGTCACTCGAAGTGTACCCTTCCTTGGGTGACAAAACAAAAGAGATTCTGGAACTGGAGTCATTAGAAATGCAGACTTCCTTGACCgatgaaacaaaggaaaaattgtcagaactGGAATCACTCCAAGTACAGCTTTTGGATGATGAAACAGGGGAACTAATGAACCTGAAATCACTTGAAGTGTCACCTTCATTTAGTAATAGAGAGAATTGGTTGGAAATGGAGTCATCACTTGAAATACAGCCTGTATGCGGTGATGAAAGAGGGAAACTATTCGAACTGATACCATGTGAGGAGCAGATTTCCTTGggtgaagaaacaaaggagaGAGTGGATTGGGACTTGGACTTACTTGAAGTTCATCAAATGAAAGCTGTACCAACTGAGTTGGAAGTGGAGTCTGCCCTAGTAAAAACTTTACTTAGTAATGGAGCCAGAAAGGAGCTGGAACCAGAGATGCACAAAGTACAGTCTTTGCTTGGTGCTGAAAGAGAAGAGGTATTGGAACTGATGCCATTGGAAGTGCAGGCTTCTCTTGGTGATGAAACAAGGAAGGACCCATTAGAGTTGGAACCATCTAATTTAGAGCTTTCTGTAGATAGTGCAGATCAGCTTTCATTCCCCAAaactgacttaaaaaaacaagTGTCTACTTGCCCTGTAGAGCTGTGTGGTGTAGGACAAGCTGATAGCAGAGGTGAAAAATGTAAGAAATGGCTAACTTTGCAAGAGAAGAGTTGTGCAGAACAGATGGAATCAGACTTGCATAAAGTGTTCAGAGAGTATAAAACTATTCTTGTGAGTGGGGAGTCCTTGAGGCATAACCCCTCAGATGAAGAAGAAATTGAAATAAGAGAAAAGCAGGATGTAACTTTAGCTGGTCATGGTGCAG AGCAAAGTGAGCATGCCTGTAATCTAGAGGGGTTTGCTGTTGGCTCCAAATGTATGGTGTGGACATGTCTGAAGTGGTGTGAGGCTCGGATTTTGGAGATATCTGATGAAGGCACCAAG GTTTTGAATCTCTCTACTGGCAATGAGGAGATAGTGAATCCTGAGCATGTTTGGAATGGCATTCCTGAAGTGACGAAGAGTCCATATGAG gcaGCGTTCCATGTGACAGATAAGGAGTGCAAGTTATCAGTGGAGGGCTCAGAGTTGAAAG AAAAAAGGGCTAGTTGTGGCTCAGATGTAATGGTTGACCCATATATGTTGTCCAGCAGTCCTGAAAATACCACAGAGTAA